In one window of Microbacterium sp. PM5 DNA:
- a CDS encoding DeoR/GlpR family DNA-binding transcription regulator: MYATERQQLIEQLITTEGRVVVVDLARRFGVTTETVRRDLDQLESSGLVRRVHGGAVARTRVSTAETSFVERTQRRTDAKLAIAARALDAIGTQGDGSVYIDAGTTTAALAGLLAQRSTSSHPLEVVTHSMTVAHLLAGASALNLTAIGGRVRGLTAAAVGAQTVDAITRLRPDLAFIGTNGLSASFGLSTPDPDEAAVKRAVIASARRIVVLADAEKFDGELLVSFGRLADLDILVTDAEPPADLVAALGDADVEVWIA, encoded by the coding sequence GTGTACGCAACGGAGCGACAGCAGCTCATCGAGCAGCTGATCACCACTGAGGGTCGGGTCGTCGTCGTCGATCTGGCTCGCCGCTTCGGCGTGACGACCGAGACGGTGCGCCGCGATCTCGATCAGCTCGAGTCGTCGGGTCTCGTGCGCCGCGTGCACGGGGGAGCCGTCGCCCGCACCCGCGTCAGTACCGCGGAGACATCTTTCGTCGAGCGCACGCAGCGACGCACCGACGCGAAGCTCGCGATCGCCGCACGCGCCCTGGATGCCATCGGCACCCAGGGCGACGGTTCGGTCTACATCGATGCCGGCACCACCACGGCCGCTCTGGCGGGTCTGCTGGCTCAGCGCAGCACGAGTTCGCACCCGCTCGAGGTGGTCACGCACTCCATGACGGTCGCACACCTCCTCGCGGGCGCGTCGGCGCTGAACCTCACCGCGATCGGCGGTCGTGTCCGCGGATTGACGGCCGCCGCGGTGGGCGCGCAGACGGTCGACGCGATCACGCGCCTTCGTCCCGACCTCGCCTTCATCGGAACGAACGGACTGTCGGCGTCCTTCGGACTCAGCACGCCCGACCCGGACGAGGCCGCCGTCAAGCGCGCCGTCATCGCATCGGCGCGTCGCATCGTGGTGCTCGCAGACGCGGAGAAGTTCGACGGCGAGCTCCTCGTCTCGTTCGGTCGCCTCGCCGATCTCGACATCCTCGTCACCGACGCCGAGCCCCCTGCCGACCTCGTCGCCGCCCTCGGCGACGCCGATGTGGAGGTGTGGATCGCATGA
- a CDS encoding DUF262 domain-containing protein has protein sequence MNSPTHLASSVAATHVSATAVSTIGWLSASETTIVVPVYQRQYRWDIGGCEQLLADVRAVADAGAGQTHFIGSILSTASSTSDDDAHLVLIDGQQRITTLMLLVAALHHTLRDDDPDLAAELERVLVRSEDPTRTKLRPHRAWADVFESVVLGRREAGEQMRESRFDDNYAFFRSQIRPDEAADIWRGLQRLEHVSITLGADANAQQTFESLNSTGEPLRDHELIHNYVLMGLSHAEQGEIEDEYWMPIEHDTGEQIGDFWRHYLVMLTGREVTVAGERGVYDTFRAQFPRLDLATLRERAGQWRRYAGIYRILLDPSRADDPVIARQLTYLNTFGRGMYPLALRLLHEHGEGDLSAADLLVSLEHVQSLLLRRTVVGVTTDRLVARLCRAATLSRDALVHAIARITPSDERTRVGLKYTELPYPAYVLKRLAGDIDVPGIGLEHIAPAAPSDDWTPDGIRRWADLSDDEQNSFRALAPTLGNLTLLEDSLFERAFDASFPQKRAVYDESAVDITRAIAETGSWSTAAIAARTQALTELFLQVWRRPAVVSIDDDNLTPILDAVKRRGWPRGWQREFDYVEFRGEHWEVPDIRYLFNRIFKRLWADSRQSVIDFSARRGGPVYPAMAWNGQWDELGEGRYLYMGWDSKYMLTAVQGVLDEAGWASEVFVKYSYIGNAMK, from the coding sequence ATGAACAGCCCTACGCATCTCGCCTCCTCGGTCGCAGCGACACACGTCTCGGCCACCGCTGTTTCGACGATCGGCTGGCTCTCGGCATCCGAGACGACCATCGTGGTCCCGGTCTACCAACGCCAGTATCGATGGGATATCGGCGGGTGCGAGCAGCTGCTGGCGGACGTGCGCGCCGTTGCGGATGCCGGCGCCGGACAGACGCACTTCATCGGTTCGATCCTGTCCACGGCGTCGAGCACCTCTGACGACGACGCGCATCTGGTGCTCATCGACGGACAGCAGCGCATCACCACTCTGATGCTCCTCGTGGCCGCCCTGCATCACACGCTGCGAGACGACGACCCCGACCTCGCCGCCGAGCTCGAGCGCGTCCTCGTGCGCAGCGAGGACCCGACCCGCACCAAGCTGCGTCCGCACCGGGCGTGGGCCGATGTCTTCGAGAGCGTCGTGCTCGGTCGCCGAGAGGCGGGTGAGCAGATGCGCGAGTCCCGGTTCGACGACAACTACGCGTTCTTCCGCAGCCAGATCCGACCCGACGAGGCTGCTGACATCTGGCGCGGTCTGCAGCGCCTCGAGCACGTCTCGATCACGCTGGGCGCCGACGCGAACGCCCAGCAGACCTTCGAGAGTCTCAACTCGACCGGCGAGCCGCTGCGCGATCACGAACTCATCCACAACTACGTCCTGATGGGGCTCTCGCACGCCGAGCAAGGTGAGATCGAAGACGAGTACTGGATGCCGATCGAGCACGACACCGGCGAGCAGATCGGCGATTTCTGGCGCCACTACCTGGTCATGCTCACCGGGCGCGAGGTCACCGTCGCCGGCGAGCGGGGCGTCTACGACACGTTCCGTGCCCAGTTCCCCCGCTTGGACCTCGCGACGCTGCGGGAGCGCGCCGGACAGTGGCGCCGGTATGCGGGCATCTACCGGATCCTCCTCGACCCGTCCCGGGCCGACGATCCCGTCATCGCACGCCAACTGACCTACCTCAACACCTTCGGCCGCGGGATGTACCCCCTGGCGCTGCGTCTGCTCCACGAGCACGGCGAGGGAGACCTCAGCGCCGCCGACCTGCTCGTCTCGCTGGAGCACGTGCAGTCGCTTCTGCTCCGTCGCACCGTCGTCGGTGTGACCACCGACCGCCTGGTCGCGCGCCTGTGTCGGGCCGCCACGCTGTCCCGCGACGCCCTGGTGCACGCGATCGCCCGCATCACGCCGTCGGACGAACGCACCCGGGTGGGCCTGAAGTACACGGAGCTGCCGTACCCCGCCTATGTGCTGAAGCGACTGGCGGGCGACATCGACGTTCCCGGCATCGGCCTGGAGCACATCGCCCCTGCCGCACCCTCCGACGACTGGACGCCCGACGGCATCCGCCGCTGGGCCGACCTCTCCGACGACGAGCAGAACAGCTTCCGTGCGCTGGCGCCCACGCTCGGCAACCTCACACTGCTGGAGGATTCGCTCTTCGAGCGGGCGTTCGACGCCTCGTTCCCGCAGAAACGCGCGGTGTACGACGAGAGCGCCGTCGACATCACCCGGGCGATCGCCGAGACCGGCTCGTGGAGCACGGCTGCCATCGCCGCCCGCACGCAGGCGTTGACCGAACTGTTCCTGCAGGTATGGCGCCGCCCCGCCGTCGTCAGCATCGACGACGACAATCTCACGCCCATCCTCGACGCCGTGAAGCGGCGCGGTTGGCCGCGGGGATGGCAACGCGAGTTCGACTACGTCGAGTTCCGCGGCGAGCACTGGGAGGTGCCGGACATCCGCTACCTCTTCAACCGCATCTTCAAACGGCTGTGGGCCGACTCGCGCCAGAGCGTCATCGATTTCAGCGCGCGACGGGGCGGTCCCGTCTATCCGGCAATGGCGTGGAACGGCCAGTGGGACGAGCTGGGCGAGGGTCGCTACCTCTACATGGGGTGGGACTCGAAGTACATGCTCACCGCGGTGCAGGGCGTGCTCGACGAGGCCGGATGGGCCTCGGAGGTGTTCGTCAAGTACTCCTACATCGGCAATGCGATGAAGTGA
- a CDS encoding 1-phosphofructokinase, which translates to MIVTLTANPSLDRTVTLADALRAGEVQSAVSVREDAGGKGINVTRVLAGSGVTTRAVLPLDADDPFAAVLRSAHVPVLAVPLPGVARANLTLTDREGVTTKINLPGVTRTAEDAATLIDATVRASAGADWLVLAGSLPPGLAEDFYVEVIGAVRAAGASAPRVAVDTSGAALRAVVERGLPDLIKPNDEELVELAGVALDADLPLPEAVLAVARELVPARVGAAFVTLGGDGAVLVDADGAWFGTPPPTRVRSTVGAGDSSLAGFLLADVAGAAPDERVRSGIRYGSAAAALPGTQAPTPTDLLPGDVPVRSLAL; encoded by the coding sequence ATGATCGTCACCCTGACCGCCAATCCGTCTCTCGATCGCACCGTGACGCTGGCCGACGCCCTCCGCGCGGGCGAAGTGCAGTCTGCGGTCTCGGTCCGCGAGGATGCCGGGGGCAAGGGCATCAATGTCACCCGTGTGCTGGCCGGCTCCGGCGTCACCACGCGCGCCGTCCTCCCGTTGGACGCCGACGACCCGTTCGCGGCTGTTCTGCGCTCCGCGCACGTGCCGGTGCTCGCCGTGCCGTTGCCGGGGGTGGCCCGCGCCAACCTGACGCTCACCGACCGCGAGGGTGTCACGACCAAGATCAACCTTCCGGGGGTGACGCGCACCGCCGAAGACGCGGCGACGCTCATCGACGCGACCGTGCGCGCATCTGCCGGCGCCGACTGGCTCGTGCTGGCCGGATCGCTTCCCCCCGGCCTTGCCGAGGACTTCTACGTCGAGGTGATCGGCGCCGTCCGCGCGGCCGGAGCGTCTGCTCCCCGCGTCGCGGTCGACACGTCGGGAGCCGCGTTGCGCGCCGTCGTGGAGCGCGGGCTGCCCGACCTCATCAAACCCAACGACGAGGAGCTGGTGGAGCTGGCCGGCGTCGCTCTCGATGCAGATCTTCCCCTGCCCGAGGCCGTCCTCGCCGTCGCACGCGAGCTCGTCCCTGCCCGCGTCGGTGCCGCCTTCGTCACGCTCGGCGGCGACGGCGCCGTGCTCGTCGACGCCGACGGAGCTTGGTTCGGCACCCCTCCGCCCACGCGCGTGCGCAGCACCGTGGGTGCGGGCGACAGCTCGTTGGCCGGCTTCCTGCTCGCCGACGTCGCCGGGGCTGCTCCCGACGAGCGGGTGCGCAGCGGCATCCGCTACGGATCGGCGGCGGCCGCGCTGCCGGGCACACAGGCCCCCACCCCGACCGATCTCCTCCCCGGCGACGTGCCGGTGCGGAGCCTCGCTCTCTGA
- a CDS encoding TetR/AcrR family transcriptional regulator: MATGRRPPARNEELLDASVRAFAPRGYFGTSTDEVAKAMGVSQPYVIRTFGSKRELFLRTHAHAAAAILAAFRSASRGRVAGDGFDAERVGAAYRDLVRARPEAVLVWAHAFSAATAEPAIGEESRRMFQEVYRALRELGASDMEMWAFMARGMLINTLLLMQAPRFAADYDFAPLIDLVFSSASAPVPSDAQRIRHEQETSRE; this comes from the coding sequence ATGGCGACCGGCCGACGTCCGCCCGCGCGCAACGAGGAACTCCTCGACGCGTCGGTCCGGGCATTCGCGCCGCGCGGCTACTTCGGTACGTCGACCGACGAGGTCGCGAAGGCGATGGGTGTCTCGCAGCCCTACGTCATCCGCACCTTCGGGTCGAAACGAGAGCTCTTCCTGCGCACGCACGCACACGCCGCGGCGGCCATCCTCGCGGCGTTCCGATCCGCATCGCGTGGTCGCGTCGCCGGCGACGGATTCGATGCCGAGCGCGTCGGCGCCGCCTATCGAGATCTCGTGCGCGCCCGTCCTGAAGCCGTCCTGGTGTGGGCTCACGCCTTCTCTGCGGCGACGGCGGAGCCCGCCATCGGCGAGGAGTCCCGCCGGATGTTCCAGGAGGTCTATCGCGCGCTGCGCGAGCTGGGTGCCTCCGACATGGAGATGTGGGCGTTCATGGCCCGCGGCATGCTCATCAACACGCTGCTGCTCATGCAGGCCCCCCGTTTCGCCGCCGACTACGACTTCGCCCCCCTCATCGATCTGGTCTTCAGCTCGGCATCCGCTCCCGTCCCCTCCGATGCCCAGCGCATCCGACACGAACAGGAAACGTCACGTGAGTGA
- a CDS encoding aldo/keto reductase, giving the protein MAPARSALPHRALGRTGREVSVIGVGTWQLGADWGDVSEEDAAAVLAASVDAGVTLFDTADVYGDGRSEQIIGRFLAARPGHGVVVATKMGRRDEQRAENYTAENFRTWIDRSRRNLGVDTLDLVQLHCPPTAVLEDQRTFDALDRLVDAGAIAAYGASVETVDQGLSVLRRPGLTNVQIIINPFRLKPLDEFLPAAADAGVAVFARVPLASGLLSGRYTTATTFSAADHRTYNREGQAFDRGETFSGVDFETGVAAAAELAGALPEGVSLPAASLAWTVAQPGVTAVIPGARAPAQAAANAAAASSLDAPEAYAAFDAAVHDVYDRRLRHAIHAQW; this is encoded by the coding sequence ATGGCTCCCGCACGCTCCGCCCTCCCACATCGCGCACTCGGCCGCACCGGCCGTGAGGTCTCGGTGATCGGTGTGGGTACGTGGCAGTTGGGCGCGGACTGGGGGGATGTCTCGGAGGAGGACGCGGCCGCCGTGCTCGCGGCATCCGTCGACGCCGGCGTCACCCTCTTCGATACCGCTGACGTCTACGGAGACGGCCGTTCAGAGCAGATCATCGGCCGCTTCCTCGCCGCACGGCCCGGGCACGGCGTCGTCGTCGCGACGAAGATGGGACGCCGCGACGAGCAGCGTGCCGAGAACTACACGGCGGAGAACTTCAGGACGTGGATCGACCGCTCTCGCCGCAACCTCGGCGTCGACACCCTCGACCTCGTTCAGCTGCATTGCCCGCCGACCGCCGTGCTCGAGGACCAGCGCACCTTCGATGCTCTCGACCGCCTCGTCGACGCGGGCGCGATCGCTGCGTACGGCGCCTCGGTCGAGACGGTCGACCAGGGGCTGTCCGTCCTCCGCCGCCCCGGATTGACGAACGTGCAGATCATCATCAATCCGTTCCGGCTGAAGCCACTGGATGAGTTCTTGCCCGCCGCGGCCGACGCGGGCGTGGCCGTCTTCGCCCGCGTGCCGCTGGCAAGCGGGCTGCTGTCGGGCCGCTACACAACTGCCACGACCTTCTCCGCCGCCGATCACCGTACGTACAATCGCGAGGGTCAGGCGTTCGATCGGGGAGAGACGTTCTCGGGCGTCGACTTCGAGACCGGGGTGGCAGCAGCAGCGGAGCTCGCGGGCGCGCTGCCCGAGGGCGTGAGTCTGCCCGCTGCCTCGCTCGCGTGGACCGTGGCGCAGCCCGGCGTCACGGCCGTGATCCCCGGCGCGCGGGCGCCGGCGCAGGCCGCAGCGAACGCCGCCGCAGCCTCGTCTTTGGACGCACCCGAGGCGTACGCCGCGTTCGACGCGGCGGTGCACGATGTCTACGACCGTCGTCTGCGCCACGCCATCCACGCCCAGTGGTGA
- a CDS encoding HEAT repeat domain-containing protein, with protein sequence MEAPVDWSARLRKLDAEEWAPVVEAASGLPGHRANLRLVAAAAAIAGAREIDALLRSGSEFATMCAAAAIARRAADPQEQARARDLACDGRWRVREAVAIGLQLWGDVEPNAMAEVATMWARDAHPLVQRAAVAAICEPRLLTSPREAARAVAVCATATESLRSLSADRRRDPDVRTLRQTLGYGWSVAVASDPAPGLAAFHALALDDPDVAWIVRENRAKKRLAVLLTPSPPHEHA encoded by the coding sequence ATGGAAGCGCCTGTCGACTGGTCGGCACGACTGCGGAAGCTCGATGCCGAGGAGTGGGCGCCGGTGGTCGAGGCGGCATCCGGGCTCCCCGGTCACCGCGCCAACCTCCGCCTCGTCGCGGCTGCGGCCGCGATCGCGGGGGCTCGGGAGATCGATGCCCTGCTGCGATCCGGAAGCGAGTTCGCAACGATGTGCGCCGCCGCGGCAATCGCTCGCCGCGCCGCGGATCCCCAGGAGCAGGCACGTGCACGCGACCTGGCGTGCGACGGACGGTGGCGTGTTCGTGAAGCCGTCGCCATCGGACTTCAGCTGTGGGGCGATGTGGAGCCGAACGCGATGGCCGAGGTGGCCACGATGTGGGCGCGCGATGCCCATCCGCTCGTTCAGCGCGCCGCCGTCGCGGCGATCTGCGAGCCACGGCTGTTGACGTCGCCGCGCGAGGCCGCTCGGGCCGTCGCCGTCTGCGCGACAGCCACCGAGAGCCTCCGCTCGCTGTCCGCCGACAGGCGACGTGATCCGGACGTTCGTACCCTGCGCCAGACGCTCGGGTACGGCTGGAGTGTCGCGGTCGCCTCCGACCCCGCCCCGGGGTTGGCCGCGTTCCACGCCCTCGCGCTCGACGATCCCGACGTCGCATGGATCGTGCGGGAGAACCGCGCCAAGAAGCGCCTCGCCGTTCTGCTGACCCCGTCGCCGCCTCACGAGCACGCGTAG
- a CDS encoding glycosyltransferase family 39 protein, whose product MTPALSRWWREPWWARVTLAAILLAFAVLTTWNLARGGDFSFYEASARSMSQSWQALLFGAFDPAATVTLDKLSGFAVPQALSVRLFGMSTSALALPQVIEGLVTIFVCAVIGLRWRGRVVGLIAAGAAASTPIFVSMFGHPMEDGLLTMSLAVALLWWQRAALTSRLWPLVWAGVFIGIGFQAKMMQAWFIVPALVIGTAIVGEGRWLRCLARVGVLLASTVVTSLSWMIAMEVVPAGSRPFVDGSTDDDVFAMVFGYNGIDRLFPNAIAGAVRSGSGTGAAGAAASATKLIDPAYVGEIGWLYPAAMFGIVLGVAVAVRAWRRRGATAPPSVRWGAGPATFVVLVVWLATGAAILSAARMPHTAYLSAIGIQLALLAALGISEAVRLRADARGWARAALPVLVTLQLAWFIALSALSRMPRSLTLAMLIVAGVTCALVVAAALSPSVRRRLGRGIVVASAVAVLAGPAIFSAQVVDASRDGSGGDAYVGVKPSATTGSASQAFVPSPPQLWGGSPGITPPLVELVTAARAAGGGVDGAPLFLTDSWSIAAPVIDATGTEVLTDGGYSGQAVVFTAAEVRARIASGVHLIVVKDHAPKTDPVAVAVRAASCHALRSWPSTAGGGQGKTSMSKESALGFTLYACS is encoded by the coding sequence ATGACACCCGCCCTCTCGCGGTGGTGGCGAGAGCCCTGGTGGGCGCGCGTCACGCTTGCCGCGATTCTCTTGGCTTTCGCCGTGCTCACGACATGGAACCTGGCGCGCGGGGGTGACTTCTCGTTCTACGAGGCGTCGGCGCGGTCGATGTCGCAGTCGTGGCAGGCGCTGCTGTTCGGCGCGTTCGATCCGGCTGCCACCGTCACTCTCGACAAGCTGAGCGGTTTCGCCGTGCCGCAGGCGCTGAGCGTGCGACTGTTCGGGATGTCGACGTCGGCGCTGGCGCTTCCGCAAGTGATCGAGGGGCTCGTCACGATCTTCGTCTGCGCGGTGATCGGTCTGCGCTGGCGCGGTCGCGTCGTCGGGTTGATCGCTGCGGGAGCCGCGGCATCCACGCCGATCTTCGTGTCGATGTTCGGCCATCCCATGGAAGACGGCCTGCTGACGATGTCGCTGGCCGTTGCGCTGCTCTGGTGGCAGCGTGCGGCGCTGACGAGCCGCCTCTGGCCGCTGGTGTGGGCCGGCGTGTTCATCGGCATCGGCTTCCAGGCCAAGATGATGCAGGCATGGTTCATCGTGCCCGCGTTGGTGATCGGTACGGCCATCGTCGGCGAGGGCCGATGGCTCCGCTGTCTCGCCCGCGTCGGCGTGCTTCTCGCGAGCACGGTGGTGACGTCGCTGTCGTGGATGATCGCCATGGAAGTGGTTCCGGCGGGGTCGCGACCCTTCGTGGACGGCTCCACCGACGACGACGTCTTCGCCATGGTGTTCGGATACAACGGCATCGATCGGCTGTTTCCCAACGCCATCGCCGGCGCTGTGCGGAGCGGATCGGGTACCGGCGCTGCCGGCGCTGCAGCGTCGGCGACGAAGCTCATCGATCCCGCGTATGTCGGTGAGATTGGCTGGCTCTACCCTGCGGCGATGTTCGGCATCGTTCTGGGTGTCGCTGTCGCGGTACGCGCCTGGCGGCGACGGGGGGCCACCGCTCCTCCCTCCGTCAGATGGGGCGCGGGGCCGGCGACATTCGTGGTGCTCGTCGTGTGGCTCGCGACCGGCGCCGCGATCCTCTCCGCGGCGCGCATGCCTCACACGGCATATCTGTCGGCGATCGGCATCCAGCTCGCCCTCCTGGCCGCGCTCGGAATCAGCGAGGCGGTTCGGCTCCGCGCCGACGCCAGAGGGTGGGCGCGCGCAGCGCTGCCCGTTCTGGTCACGCTGCAACTTGCGTGGTTCATCGCGCTGTCCGCGCTGTCACGGATGCCGCGATCTCTGACGCTCGCCATGCTGATCGTGGCTGGCGTGACGTGCGCACTGGTGGTCGCCGCGGCGCTGTCGCCGAGCGTGCGCCGACGTCTCGGTCGCGGCATCGTGGTGGCCTCGGCGGTCGCCGTTCTGGCGGGACCCGCGATCTTTTCTGCGCAGGTCGTCGATGCCTCACGCGACGGGAGCGGGGGAGACGCCTACGTGGGGGTGAAGCCGTCGGCCACGACGGGGTCGGCGTCTCAGGCGTTCGTGCCGTCACCGCCGCAGCTCTGGGGAGGCTCCCCGGGAATCACGCCCCCGTTGGTCGAACTGGTCACGGCGGCGCGGGCTGCCGGCGGCGGTGTGGACGGCGCCCCGCTGTTCCTGACGGACTCTTGGAGCATCGCCGCTCCCGTCATCGACGCGACCGGGACCGAAGTACTCACCGACGGTGGATACTCCGGTCAAGCCGTGGTGTTCACGGCGGCAGAGGTCCGCGCGCGTATCGCGTCCGGCGTGCACCTGATCGTCGTGAAGGATCACGCGCCGAAGACCGATCCGGTGGCGGTCGCCGTGCGCGCGGCGTCGTGTCACGCGCTGCGCTCCTGGCCGTCGACGGCGGGCGGCGGGCAGGGGAAGACCTCGATGTCGAAGGAGAGCGCGCTCGGATTCACCCTCTACGCGTGCTCGTGA
- a CDS encoding bifunctional phosphatase PAP2/diacylglycerol kinase family protein: MPRRSTTPRRSRTARGTARRWRDVRRQVDALDVATFAAVARTRSPLLDTTMPALTRAADRSVLWMAVAGLLTLLARGRGRRAAARGLAAIGVTSLLANQVSKRLHRRPRPSITQVPTRRLARRIPDSTSFPSGHSASAMAFAAAASAEMPALTVPLRALAGLVGFSRVATGAHYPSDVAAGFALGEAIAWLTTRAVPVERVNPLQDALAVHAGTPRPDGAGIALVINPRSGSGRAGRILPAVRRALPRLRVVELGAGDDYAEVIRATAADCEVLAVAGGDGTVQQAAEAARERGIPLAVLPAGTFNHFAKDLGMYPLSTAIAAIRAGTVAKVDLGEVNGKIFVNTASVGAYTDFVTIRERYEHRIGKPLAAVVAAVTTLGAARAVRVRVRDLDGETVDARFSLLFLGNGRYEPRGFAPVHRATLDDARLDLRVLGVSRLGSRARIFVDLFTGRISRNRRYQEFSDAEFDLELLGGPYRIARDGELGEEVDRLRARVLPRALTVIAPAASAR; encoded by the coding sequence ATGCCTCGCCGATCGACGACGCCTCGCCGCTCCCGCACTGCGCGGGGCACGGCACGCCGCTGGCGCGACGTCCGGCGACAGGTCGACGCCCTCGACGTCGCGACCTTCGCGGCGGTGGCGCGCACGCGCAGCCCGCTCCTGGACACGACGATGCCGGCGCTCACACGTGCCGCCGACCGCTCCGTGCTGTGGATGGCCGTCGCAGGTCTGCTCACTCTCCTCGCTCGTGGGCGCGGCCGGCGCGCCGCGGCGCGGGGACTGGCGGCCATCGGGGTGACGAGTCTTCTCGCGAACCAGGTCTCCAAGCGCCTGCACCGCCGCCCTCGACCGTCCATCACGCAGGTGCCGACGAGGCGGCTGGCACGGCGTATTCCCGACTCCACCTCGTTTCCCAGCGGTCACTCGGCCAGCGCCATGGCCTTCGCCGCGGCCGCATCTGCCGAGATGCCCGCGTTGACCGTTCCCTTGCGTGCCCTCGCCGGGCTGGTCGGGTTTTCCCGTGTCGCCACCGGAGCTCACTACCCGTCGGATGTGGCGGCAGGCTTCGCCCTCGGCGAGGCGATCGCCTGGCTGACCACTCGCGCCGTGCCGGTCGAGCGCGTCAACCCCCTCCAGGACGCGCTCGCTGTGCACGCCGGCACTCCGCGCCCGGACGGTGCCGGGATCGCGCTGGTGATCAACCCGCGCTCGGGTTCCGGGCGTGCGGGGCGCATCCTTCCCGCCGTGCGCCGCGCCCTCCCCCGCCTGCGGGTCGTCGAGCTCGGCGCCGGCGACGACTATGCAGAGGTCATCCGCGCGACGGCAGCCGACTGCGAGGTTCTCGCCGTCGCCGGCGGGGACGGCACGGTGCAACAAGCCGCGGAGGCCGCCCGCGAACGCGGCATCCCGCTCGCCGTACTGCCGGCAGGCACGTTCAATCACTTCGCCAAAGACCTCGGCATGTATCCGCTGTCGACGGCGATCGCGGCGATCCGGGCGGGCACGGTCGCGAAAGTCGACCTCGGGGAGGTCAACGGCAAGATCTTCGTGAACACGGCCAGCGTCGGCGCGTACACCGATTTCGTGACGATCCGGGAACGCTACGAACACCGCATCGGCAAGCCGCTGGCCGCGGTCGTCGCCGCCGTCACGACACTGGGGGCCGCTCGGGCCGTCCGGGTCCGGGTACGCGACCTCGACGGTGAAACGGTCGACGCCCGCTTCAGTCTTCTCTTCCTGGGCAACGGAAGGTACGAGCCGCGGGGGTTCGCTCCGGTGCACCGGGCGACGCTCGACGATGCGCGACTGGATCTGCGGGTGCTCGGCGTCTCGCGTCTGGGCTCCCGCGCGCGGATCTTCGTCGATCTGTTCACCGGACGGATCTCCCGAAACCGTCGCTACCAGGAGTTCTCGGATGCCGAGTTCGACCTCGAGCTGCTAGGGGGCCCGTATCGCATCGCCCGCGACGGCGAGCTCGGCGAAGAGGTCGATCGCCTCCGTGCTCGTGTGCTCCCCCGCGCCCTCACCGTGATCGCTCCGGCAGCCTCCGCCCGCTGA
- a CDS encoding zinc ribbon domain-containing protein, protein MSDLVPFTDNFNDLSNADGYQFEFRCERCGNGYRSAFRRDPRAAGQKLARGLGNLFGGSLYEISSMADRLLDRGTNSPAKDEALRAATAEIAPRFHQCRACSDWVCGDVCWNDAVGQCVRCSPIATEELAQLQAEARRRQMQERLETVDLLGGMDLKTQSQPRCAACGAQSHGGKFCGECGSPLAVVAACRGCGTDNPAGAKFCAECGTSLAG, encoded by the coding sequence GTGAGTGATCTCGTCCCCTTCACCGACAACTTCAACGATCTGTCGAACGCCGACGGCTATCAGTTCGAGTTCCGTTGCGAGCGCTGCGGAAACGGCTACCGCTCGGCCTTCCGTCGCGACCCGCGTGCGGCCGGTCAGAAGCTGGCCCGGGGACTGGGCAACCTCTTCGGCGGATCGCTGTACGAGATCAGCTCCATGGCCGATCGCCTCCTGGACCGCGGCACGAACTCGCCCGCGAAAGACGAGGCGCTGCGCGCCGCAACGGCAGAGATCGCCCCGAGGTTTCATCAGTGCCGGGCGTGCAGCGACTGGGTGTGCGGTGACGTGTGCTGGAACGACGCCGTCGGACAGTGTGTACGATGCTCCCCGATCGCGACGGAGGAACTGGCCCAGCTGCAGGCCGAGGCGCGCCGCCGGCAGATGCAGGAGCGACTCGAGACGGTCGACCTCCTCGGCGGAATGGATCTGAAGACGCAGTCGCAGCCGCGCTGCGCAGCGTGCGGTGCGCAGTCCCACGGAGGCAAGTTCTGCGGCGAGTGCGGGTCACCGCTCGCCGTCGTCGCGGCGTGCCGCGGCTGCGGTACCGACAACCCCGCCGGTGCCAAGTTCTGCGCGGAATGCGGCACGTCTCTGGCGGGCTGA